The Miscanthus floridulus cultivar M001 chromosome 6, ASM1932011v1, whole genome shotgun sequence genomic interval CGGTCGCCTCCGTTTTCAAGAGGATGAGCAAGGTGAGTCATCTCGTCAccgctgcatgcatatagagtttttttttttcttgcatGTTTCAATCCCCGTTCCTGCAACCTTGCACTGCCAATTCTGGCGTATGGAGACTATGGATTCGTGGAGGTTCCTCGAAATCCTTCGAAAGAGATCCAGGACCTACGGTTCAGAGAGGGAGTGAGGGCAGATCCAAGAGCTGCTTATAGTTTTCTCATCTGCACTGATTGTTTTGGGACTTGGAGGATCGGAAAATATTGCATGTCGACCTGCAATTTACAAGCACACGAGCGATGAAAGATAGTTATCTTGGTtacttgtttggacctgatctaTTACGCCAATCGTGTCGTGAGAATCCATGCGGTTTCTAAGATGATTTTCGGTGGCTATTAAATCAGAGTTTCGATTAGTCCACAGTCCACACTGATTAAGATCTTGCTCCATTGTTTTACCTAATTCGCAAACTGTAGCACTAGTCGCTGTACTGATTGCTGATGCAAAGAGGCCCGCAGATGGGTGGGAAGAGGCCAAGGCAGCAGGTGCCCCCGCCACGCGCCGCGACAAAAGGCCCTAGGCTGCAGGCTGAGACAAGCCAACACCAAGCGGGGGCGAAGATCACCGTCGCCATCAATGCCAACCTGCTGAAGTGTTGTGTATGCTTCGGTCCATTGACGCCGCCCATTTTCCAGGTATGGATGTGCAGAATCAATCTCTCATGTCCAATGCTTCAGTATTACCGTGTTTGAAAGTTCCTGATTTATTTAGAGTAAAGCTAAACATCACCCGAGTGATTTAAGGTCTCTTTTTCACTCGAACTTTTCTACCCAATTCAAGAATGTCACATGGTCTTCTTCCCTAACTTTGGcaaggttagggttagggttagggtgcaGGGGCTTACCTGGATCCGGCGGGTGTAGGGGCACAATGGGGTGAGGCGCCGCCGGTCGTGCAGTTGGGGAAGGCGGTTCGGCGGGGTAAGCATGGGGGCACGATAGAGATAGCCAGACGACCTCCACCAAGTTACCGTGACGGTAGTCAGAGGTGGCGGGGTGCCACCGGAGCCGGGCGGGAGGCGTTGGCGGCGGGGGAGCTCGAGCGGAGATGAAGAAGACAACCAGGAGGGACATCCAATGGTTTTAGGACCGGGCCGTTGTGGTTGGCGGCCGGGGAGCCACCAGAGCTAGGTGGGGAGAAGGAGGCGGCGAGGATGAGAGTCAGAGTTGGTGTCGAGTGTGggtggaggaagaagaggagcctTGGTGTTGTATCTATTTGCATTGTCTTAATTTCTATGTACCACTGATTGAGAATAAACAAATTGATCATCATGAAAGGGACCATTTCTTCGCAAAAGAAAggtttaaaatacatatttgtggtCATAATTCCAAGTTAGACAATCCACATGAATTGTTTGGTGTCGAAAGTCTAGTAAAACTAGGGTGAAGCTATGTTGTTGTTAGGAGATGCAAATACACCTCTAAAAATGCAAAAATAGTAGGTTTAATAAAATTTCATGATATATGCACTCTTTATCATGACAAATGTTTGTACACCATAAGGCAAGTGTACCTCCTCAAATTTGCTCCAACTGGTAAAACCCCTGTTGTTTCACTTCCATTTTCTCTTTTTGGTTTTCATGCAGTGCACGAAAGGCCACGTCTCATGCTCAAGGTGCTGCACCGGGTATCAGGATGACGAGGTCGAATGCCTCATGTGCCGTGAGCCAGAGAAGGCCACCCGCTGCCGCGCCATGGAGCACATCCTGGGCGGCCTGCACGTGCCATGCCCGTTCCGGCAGCACGGGTGCGCCGAGATGATCCCCTACACGTCGGAGCTAGCCCACAAGGCATTGTGCGTCCACGCCCCGCGCCACTGCCCCATCTCTGGTTGCGCGGGCTACGTCGGCAAGCCCCTGCGCGAGCACGTCCGGCAAGACCACCCCGGTGTGGTCCGCACGGTCGTCTCGCCGCGCTGCCTCAGGCCGCTGAGGATGCGCGCGCACGAGCAGGCCCGCGTGGTGAGGCTCAgcgacagcgacggcgacggcggcggcggcgcggagttCCTGGTTGTCGTCGGACAATACAAGGAGTTGGGGCGCGCGCTGTCGGTGGTGCACCTCGTGGATGAGTCTGTGGACGAGCAGGATTTCAAGCACAGGATCGAGGTGGTCGGCAAGGCTGGCGTCCTTTCGCTGTCCGGTGAGACCCTGGACGCTGAGCGGCTGGCGGAGCCGTACGAAGCGAGCCCGTTCCTGTTCGTCCCCAACGAGACCTGGGACTCTCCCGAGGGCATCCGCGTGTTCATCGAGCTGAAATGAAGTCCCCATTTAAAGCAGTGGTTCATTTTATCCTTTTTTTCGCAAGAACCTAGACTATTTTCCGATTACATCCGCATCCAACTTTTGCATTCCAGACAGACTTGAAATGGTGCCCCGAGTACCCGCTTAATATCTACTCTTTTTCTTTCAAATGGTAAGTGATTCCATTTTTTTTTAGATATGTAGCGTTTGTTATTCACCTAAGGTAATAAGCTGCCGGGCCTGTGGTACTCAGTACTTGGTGTTTGTTATGTTGGTGACAGAATGTGTTACTTGTGTTTGTTTCGATTGGCATGGAAATCGATCCATGTAATGTAATGCAGTGTTGACCCTTCAGTCAGAAACGCATCACTCTTCCCTTCCACCAAACAAAAATACCTTTGCTCGTGCGCACAACTGCCTTCCTCTCCAGTCTCCACTGCCGGCACCGACAGGATGAGCGTCCAGCCCAGTTACGTGTAAGTCCGTTCGGTGACTTGCCTTTTGGGCTTCCCTGTTCACGCATATTGGGCTGGACTTCTCGCTTCAGCTCGGGTCCGGTGACGCGCCTGTTGGGCTTCCTTGTTCACACGGATTGGGCTGGGCTTCTCGCTTCAGATTCATCCATTCGGCCCGGTACGGCGCTGCTAGCATAACATAACATGGCGGTGGCTCTACATTCGGCGGAGCGGGCCTGCGACGGCCGACGGTGGGTTACTTCGGCTGCCGGCTGCAGCAGCTTCGGCCGACGCGAGCTGCAGATGCGTGTAGATGGCGCGAACGGCAACCGCGTCGATGACGAGAGACTCATATGCTGAAGGTTGCGGACAAGCGCTGGCGAGCGTGCATACGCGGTTGGAAGTTGCGCCGTAGCGGGCTGTGCCGGAGGGGTGCGCCAagaggacgacgacggcgccaGCGTACCAGAGAAACCATTATTATTAGCTTATATATTCTGTTTCCATTGCCAGTATGAACATGATTATCGTTTTGCGTTTACATCTCCATTCCTCAACCAAACAGTACCCTGAATTCTGTCAGGTCCGTCTGCTACTTTGTCAAACACGTCACATAAGTACCATCAACCTTTTGCACATTCTATGGCAACTATAGTATGTACATTGCTGCATCAAACGCTACTGGCACTGCATCCATTTCCAATTCATGTAATCTAGCATGTTTCGATTGGATACAGCCTAGTCTACCACACTGCAGTTGGATACCATACCATTGAAAGCCACACAATTCACACCTAAAGCAAACAGATCCTACAAAGGGTAACTGCCGATTTGCCATTGCTCACATCCACAATTCATTAGCTCACTAAAGTCCTGCAATTAAGGGGGTACTGCTTCACTGCAAGAGACCAAAGTTGTTAGTGCATATGCACAGATGAGATGAAACGCAGAATGTCATATCAAGAGGACAGGACACATGAGATTACGAGAATAACTGCATGTCACGGGGGAACAAATCAGTAAGCATTGTATTAACCACATGTGCATAACAGGCTAACAGCAACAACCCGTGACCAACCAATCAATAGCATTCCCCCGTTCCTTCATTTTCTCAATTCTGTATGGAATCACCAACAATTCCATCAGTTCTATAAACAAAGGCACAGGCCATTCAACTCATTGCTACTAATTACAATGTCTATTAGCTTCCGTATTCCCACAGTAAGCTCTCTTGGCTTCCAATAATGCTAGTGTACACTAAGCCCTTGAAGCCATGACAGTTACCAAAAAAAATCCAGAAAGAATAAACCCATCTCTCACCTTGGCTGTGTGTTCATACCACAGGTACAAAAATGCTTGCTCCTGAAGCAGATGACAGTAAGTTCTCGAGACATGGAGAGCTCCTCTGTGCAAAATGAGACAAGCTCAGCGCTTCAACCGCGGGAAGTGAAGCCTCATGCTTGGATGCTACTGCTATTGCTTGCAAGAGTTGTTGCTTGACTTTGATTCTTCCAGAATCTGGTTTATATATGTTCGGAACTTCTCAGCTTGAGAACCAGGTCTTACAATGTTGACGTTGCTCCACTGGGAGCAAGGATCACTGAACCACCTCCTTCTGCCTGTGCACCACGCACCAGGAACAGGTCTGTGACGCCAACGTCGAAGCACTTTATCATCAATCTTGTCCAACAGGGGTTCATTCTCCTTAAACTTCCGGGCAAAAGGAACCCCACTCCCTACTAGCTCATCATAATGTGTAACATTTAGAAAATGGGGTTCCATCTGAGGTGGATCATCCCACACCATATACCGCAAGTCGCTGTTCACTGTAAAATTGCGGAAACCCGAGTTGCATGCAACCGAATGGAAATACCCCTCTAGAGGTAGCATCACGTTTGTGAAGTACATGAGGAGTGTTCTAGGGAGATTCTCCCAACCAAAGACACAATACTCCACAAAGCGTCTGTTTAAAATGACCCATGGAGAACCTAACAGAAAGAGAATGCATGTGTTAGAAAACCATTTCACCAAGCGGGTGAAAAACAAAGTGCAAGTAAAGAGAAATGCCTGTGAAAAATTTGAAACCATCAGGAGTGTCCCGTTTCTCTGTGGCTTGGAAGAACTGATTCCTCCCAGCCAAGTATACTCCGGCATCTACTATAATCGGTTGCACTCTCTGAGACCTACAACATCAGTATACTGGTGAAACTAACAGCAGTGCACTGTGTACCATTCACTATTGCTAATGTTCAGATAGAACATACTCTTTCCATCCAATGTCACTGGTGTGATCAATAAAGTTGAGGTGTCTTGGAACAGAGGAGAAAACATGAATCAAGTCTGCACAAGGGACAAAAAGAAAACAGAGAGTCATGAACAGGAAACTCAAGAACCCCTAAGAGGGGTCAGTCGGAATACAAAAGCCAAAAGCAAAATTAGAACTTGCTAGTATCTATTAAAAACAAAATTACACTTCAATAAGAAAGGGCATGAACTATATGTGACATAGTGGAAGCAGCACATAACACAGATCAAATTACAATACTTACCATGTATAACAAAAAAAAGGCAATGTCATACAGGTAGTGTCAGAGGAAATGAGGAAAAAGGACAACATAAATCAGAGCGTCAGATTGTGCATCTTGTGTTGATAATTCAGTGGTGCGCTTGTTGTTAAAGCTCTCTTTGTTGTTCATTAAATTGAAGGGTTAATCAGTTGCTCTCTTAGTTGTTCATTAAAATGAAGGGTTAATCCCAGCTAGATGACACAAACAAAGCCACAGCCAGAGTTGCATAGCCTGTTCCTGACGATTAGAGTCCTCATATAAGGATGAGAGCACAAATTAGTCATGGAGTGGTTGAGCTGGTATGGTACCAAAATAGAGAATGAAGAAGACAGCATGGCAATCTGGTAGTTGCACTATATCTCCACCTAAGGCGGCTATGGCACCACAGTCCAACAGGATTCCAAACAAGCAAGTTCTTCCAAAATCACCTAAAcgtaccagcagcagcagcaggccagttCCTAATCCTGGTGGCGCAGTGGGTCTTTGGTCCTTTCAGGCATATTTATGCATTCAATTATGCAACTTGACAGATAACATTAAACGCCACTTAATACAAGTCAGCAACATGCTGTGGAGAACACAAAATTGATTTTTGTAGCTACGGCTCAACCGAACAGTGGCGGTTGCTCCCCTTGCAATTTCCTGATCTGTTCGTACAGCATGCTTTGCCTCCAATTCAAGAACGGAAATGCTCGGCAAACGCAATTTCAAGTAGCAACCTCCATTGGTATTCACAACGACCAAGTAAAAGAGTTCAGATTTGTCTTAGATCCGGACAAGTCTGTGCGGCTGTGGAACAAAACTGCTACTCAAACAGATCACGCTAACAGATGGAAATCGAGCATTTGAATCTTACCGTCCGGGGTGAGAAGGGGGTAGTCGGCGGCGTTGAGCGTGACGAACCAGTCCCACTCCGCATCGAGCCGGAGCATCGCGGCGGCCGCACGCAGCGTGGCGGCGAGGCCGGAGGAGCCCATTGGGGTGCCCGCGGTGGGCCTGCCCACGACATCGACGTTCCCAAAGGCGCGAACGGCGGGGGCGGCGCGCGCGACGGCCGCGGCGAGCTCGGCGCGCTCGGAGGCCGGCGCGTCGGCGGAGAGGTGGAGCAGGTAGCGGTTCCTGGGGTGGTAGACGGCGAGGAGCAGCCGCAGGAGCTTCCTGCCGTCGCCTCGGCCCCCCGCGAGCAGGTATGCGAAGgagggcggcgcggcggcgccccgGCGCACGTAGGAGGGCGGCGGGAGGCGCGCGAAGAGCGCGGAGGAGGCGGAGAAGCCCGAGAGCGCGGAGAGGAAGAGCAGGAGCGAGACGAAGGAGACGGAAACGAGCGGGAGCAGCCACTTGTCGGCGGCGCCCATGGCTGGCTGGCTGCTTGGTGTCTGTCGGAAGGCAGGACGGGCGGGCGGGCGCGCACGCTGAGTTGGTGGTTGGTGGTGGTGACGCGCCACGCGTCACCGCCGCCGCATTCGGGGCTAGGGCTCCGGCGACGGCCGGGCGGCGGGCGGGGAGATTAGGGTTTGGCGAGATCGCATCGGGGGAGAAGGGAAAATAGCGAGATCGGGATGGCTGGTGCCGGCCGCGCTGCTGTATTTTCTGCTCGCGGCTCGCGTGCGTTTCTCTCTTGCTTGGCAATGGGAAGAGGGGGGGAACGGGAAGGGGAGGAGGGGCGCGAGCGTGACTGCGTGAGGCGCCTGTCGCTTTGTACCACTGCAACACGGGGGAATCGCTTCCGCGGCCCCGGTATGGAGCCTGTGACTCACTGGCAACTGGGCACAACGCTCCCCGGGGCCCAGCAGTCATACGAACGAAGTAGACCGTGCCGCGTGGGTCGCGGGAGGACACGGCACGGGTCCCGCGGGTCAGAGCGACGACAATCACGACGGTACACGCGGTCAGAGCACTCGCAGAAACTGTCATGTTTTCTGTAGCTTCGAGACCTCAGAACTGAAACCATTCTCTCAAATGCATAATTTTAGTAGGAGTTTCGTCGAGGAGTAATAGCAGGGTACCCAAAGAATAGAAACTAATGACCATAATGTTGATTTGTCCGCGTAATTAAGAGTACGACTGCATCGCTTATCGGGTCCCGCCTTGTCCGACCACCGAGGCGGTGGGCCCTACCTCGTCTaccccctgagggttggctccgcctcggtgGGTGCTGCGGTCGTGGgccccatctcgcccgatccctaagggttggctctgcctcggctgACTCCTGAGGGatcgctccgcctcgcccgagggagaGCTGGACGCCCACTACCCCTGCAGCTGCCCACCCCGCCGCTCGGACACCCACTACCCCCgcaggtgggggaggaggagaaggCATCGCCGGTGGGGAAGGAGGAGCATCCACCACCAGATCTGCACGCCGCCGTTGTCGGCACCGGGAAGTAGGAGCCGCCGTCGGGCCACACCCATCCACGCGAGCCAAGGCGGCGCTGCAATGTGGGGAGGCCAGGATGTGGACGCCGATGCCGGTCAAGGAATGGAGCTGCACAGCCCCAGTTGGGGAGGGGTGGCCGCGTGCCACCGTTCGTGGCGTGGATGAGGGCGCCGTGGCCGCCGTCGGGAAGGAAAGGGCCACTGTGGCCGCCATAGTGGTGGAGGGAAGCCGACATGGCCACCGTTGGGTTGGGGAGGGGTTGAAGACACCGCCGCTCTTATCCGGAAGGGAGGAGATAGAGAAAATAGGAGGTAACAATGAGGGTAAATCAATCTTCTATTCATATAGTGCTAAAGTTTTGCTATGGATCTAAACACCTAAGCCTAAAGTCAGAATGCCAAAATTTTTGCACCGAAAGATTTGGTGCCAAAACTTTTGGCATGGCTGTTGCATCTAAACACCCCTAAGCAGATCCGTTGTGGCAAAGTTACCATTTGATCCAACCTACATCTCAACAGCAATTCAACGTCGTCACGTTCCAGAAGCATCGGTCTTCTATAATCGAttcagggcctgtttagttccccatTTTATCCAAAACTTTTGTTGTTTTATCCCATCTTTTGGCAAAATGGATCTAAACACCATAGGCAAAAACAGCAAAACTTGGGCTGCAAAACTTTTGGCATTTGGGACCCAAGAGGACCAAAACTAGGCAAAAAACGTCTTGGGGCGCATGCCGTGTCGGAATGGCTAAAGTTTTGCCATGCATCTAAACACTAAATGCCAAAAGTTTGAATGGAAGCATCTAAACACCCCCTCACTGAGGATGGATTTTGGCTTCATGGTTGGGGACGATTTAGACCTGGAAACGACAATATGTGGGAGGGAGACAGAGGGAGGCGGAGGGCAGCCAGCCGCATGCAATACTCCTGCACGGGCCTCCGTCGCTGGGGGCGCGCGTTGATAGGGGAAAGAACCAGAGCACGCACGCAGGAGGAAGTCAGGAACGGAGTTGATGTTGCGAAGCATGGGCTGGTCCTATCCTTGCTCGAAGGAGACCTACAGGAAGACGGTGCGATGCCTCGGTCCACGGCGGGCGAGCAGGCCATGCCCGAGCTGTAAGCCAACGGCAGGCCATGGTGGTGCCGAACCCGGTGAGGAGGCTGTCCGGGGCATCATAGATCTGTGGGGGCAGCACTGGACGACGGCACGACtgtggtgtggcagaaccacctaatctaatgcctcttaggagtgctcgtcttccattagacactaagcacctaagggggaacactaaattacacggtcccatcgggcacaccccaggggagaacccgaaaatccatatttttcatcaggatcacaaatgagagaataaagcttacatcattcttaatcatttcttacatcacttttaatacaatatcagagtataatatttattattataacagcagaatgtaatcatattatcagagttatgaataatttaatgtaacagcggaatataaacatatgatcgggattacaacggaaataaatatctattcatagcatgatgaaacattgataaatgaactatgacaacagattataaaaacttctatttataaaaacatttagtgagagtaataaataaaaactatgatcgcagcgtaaagaaaatcctctctgagcccaccagaaggaatccacacacaaaggtcagctctagcttccacctgtcacctataacagggggaataaaaccctgagtactcaattctactcagcaagacttacccgacaggaggaaagaaaagactccaaggatatacaggGCTAtttagcttgtgggtttattgcatctacaggagcattactaaaagtgcgtccttatatttgatttttattagcag includes:
- the LOC136457869 gene encoding E3 ubiquitin-protein ligase SINA-like 10 isoform X2 — translated: MQRGPQMGGKRPRQQVPPPRAATKGPRLQAETSQHQAGAKITVAINANLLKCCVCFGPLTPPIFQCTKGHVSCSRCCTGYQDDEVECLMCREPEKATRCRAMEHILGGLHVPCPFRQHGCAEMIPYTSELAHKALCVHAPRHCPISGCAGYVGKPLREHVRQDHPGVVRTVVSPRCLRPLRMRAHEQARVVRLSDSDGDGGGGAEFLVVVGQYKELGRALSVVHLVDESVDEQDFKHRIEVVGKAGVLSLSGETLDAERLAEPYEASPFLFVPNETWDSPEGIRVFIELK
- the LOC136457870 gene encoding beta-glucuronosyltransferase GlcAT14A-like, translating into MGAADKWLLPLVSVSFVSLLLFLSALSGFSASSALFARLPPPSYVRRGAAAPPSFAYLLAGGRGDGRKLLRLLLAVYHPRNRYLLHLSADAPASERAELAAAVARAAPAVRAFGNVDVVGRPTAGTPMGSSGLAATLRAAAAMLRLDAEWDWFVTLNAADYPLLTPDDLIHVFSSVPRHLNFIDHTSDIGWKESQRVQPIIVDAGVYLAGRNQFFQATEKRDTPDGFKFFTGSPWVILNRRFVEYCVFGWENLPRTLLMYFTNVMLPLEGYFHSVACNSGFRNFTVNSDLRYMVWDDPPQMEPHFLNVTHYDELVGSGVPFARKFKENEPLLDKIDDKVLRRWRHRPVPGAWCTGRRRWFSDPCSQWSNVNIVRPGSQAEKFRTYINQILEESKSSNNSCKQ
- the LOC136457869 gene encoding uncharacterized protein isoform X1 — translated: MISPKERAAQRALSINRSRTGHGAFAVASVFKRMSKMGGKRPRQQVPPPRAATKGPRLQAETSQHQAGAKITVAINANLLKCCVCFGPLTPPIFQCTKGHVSCSRCCTGYQDDEVECLMCREPEKATRCRAMEHILGGLHVPCPFRQHGCAEMIPYTSELAHKALCVHAPRHCPISGCAGYVGKPLREHVRQDHPGVVRTVVSPRCLRPLRMRAHEQARVVRLSDSDGDGGGGAEFLVVVGQYKELGRALSVVHLVDESVDEQDFKHRIEVVGKAGVLSLSGETLDAERLAEPYEASPFLFVPNETWDSPEGIRVFIELK